TCTTTGGCTGCAAGAGCAAGTGCAATGTCATCCGTAAGATTAACAATGCGACTAACCTTGACACCAATATCCGGCTGAATCTCATACCGTGTAACTGCTGGACCTCTAACTACTTCAAGAACCTTTGCCCGAACACCAAAGCTCTCAAGTGTAGCTTCTAGCTTACGGGCAGTCTGCATATAATCATTCTGATCCCCCGCTTTACCACTGTTGTTAGGTTTGGCTAGAAGACGGAAAGATGGCAGCTTATAAGGCTTGGGTGGAGGCGGTGCCGGTGGAGCAGGAATGATCTCCCCTTCAGGAGTTGCAGTTAACAATCCATCCAAGTCTATGTTCACATTTTCCTCAGGCTCATCTGAAGGTGGTTGATTAACTGCATTAACCCCAGTAACAGGAGCTTTGCCGGTAACACCACGAGCCGCAGGAGAAAATTCACTCCATTCCTCCCGATCTTCTTCATTCAGCCCTTCTGAGCGGATATGCTCAAAAAAGTCTCGGATAATTGGAGTCACAGGTTCCATATCCATATCAGCATCATCAAAATCATGATGGATATCTTCAAGTGGCGTCACACGACTATTTGCTGAAAGCCCCGAAATGATCGGACCCTGCGAAGCACTTGTTACAATCGGCCCCTGATCATCCTCAGGATCTACATCTACCTCTGGATGTGTTGATCTTGAGAACCAGCCCGATATTTTTTTCAAAAGGACAGGTTGTTTGCGATTAGGCAAATAACGATCATCCTCTTCCTCTTCGTCATCCTCTTCATAGACAGGCTGCTTCACTGCCCGTGTCTTAGCGGGTGCCGCTGCTTTGGAAGGTCTCGCTGCTACTGGGACAGCCTTCGGACGGTTTGCCGCATGAAGACGAATCCCTTCCACAAACTTAACGGTACGCACTCGCAAAAGAGTAATAATCTCCACATAAGAGAGATTTGTAATTAACATAAAACTGATGGCAAGCATGACGATCATTAGCAGCTTAGCTCCCAGACTACCAAAGAGCCACAGGAGTGCAGCATACTCCAAACCGCCGATATATCCACCGCTAATATCCTTACCCAGCATGTAAACATTACTATTGTTAACACCGGGCGAAAGAGATCCCGAAAGATCATTATGTATTTGTGTCATCACGTTGCCAGGATGAAGCAGTGACAACGGGCCAAGCTTCTGCTCCATTGCAGATATCGTGCTCATAAGGCACATGGATAGCAGAAGCAGAAGCACGCCTGTATGCCTACTGTTCCAAGATGAAGGCCATCTTCGGTGGATCATAACCATAAGACCGTAAAAAATACCGACAAGCGGCAACACAAAATAAAATCTCCCTAATAAATAACCCGCCATACTTGAAAGTGATCGCCCTACCGCCGCTTCACCGGACAGAGCAATAACGGATATCGTTATTAGTAAAATTCCATAAATTTCATATTTTAAAACGCTGCCGAGCAGCGCTTTTTTCTTTTTCTTTTTTCGTTTAGCCACGCCAGCCACCCCCGGAACAACATTATACCATATAATGGCGTGGCGTACCTATGTTCTCTTTTGTCAGAAAATGAATCTTTATGTTAACGTAATTATCGCTCCAGGAGAGAACGATGGATCCAAATAACGCTCCAAAGGACAATCCAGCAATCTTACTATGCGAGCGCGTCCTTCCTCCATTGGCTCAACCTGCATTAGCATCCCTTGAACACTAACTTCTCGCGTTGTAGCGTAATTATTAAATGCCCCTTCCCACACCTGTTCCATCGACATTATCGTATAAAGTGTCATTGCGTAAGCCCTCCCGAAATTGCTGCAGTAGGCGCTGCAGAGAAATCTCCACCAATCATGCGGTTAAGATGTGCTAAGGCCGCTCCGATCCCGCCTACCTCATCCATGAGCCCATATTTAACGGCATCGAGTCCCCCAACGGCGGTTCCAATGTCACGATTGAGCTCACCCGTCTTAAACATCAAGTCACGGAACTGATCCTCAGAAATCCGAGAATGAGAAGTGACGAATTTTACTACCCGCTCCTGCATTTTCTCCATATATTCGAACGTTTGTGGCACACCGATTACCAAACCATTCATACGAATCGGATGAATCGTCATCGTTGCACTTTCCGCAATAATCGAATACGTAGAGGATACAGCGATTGGAACGCCAATACTATGTCCTCCTCCAATGACAACTGTTACTGTCGGTTTAGAGAGAGAAGAAATCATTTCGGCAATCGCTAGACCAGCTTCGACATCTCCACCTACAGTATTTAAAATAATAAGCAGACCTTTAATATTCTTATTTTGTTCAGCTGCCACCAGCTGCGGAATGATATGCTCATATTTTGTTGTTTTGTTCTGAGGAGGCATAACAATATGACCCTCAATTTGACCAATAATCGTTATGCAAAAGATATCCGGTTCACCGCTAGGAACCGCTGTTTGTCCAAGCTCTTTTATTGCACCCATTGTATTGGGCGGCATATTCTCATTTGTGCTCGGATTTCCCTCTTGTGGTATAACTTCCTCATTCTTTGCTCCATTTGATCCATCCATGTAGTTCATCTTCGCAGCTCTCCCTTTTCTTATGCAGCTCTGGTCTGCTATAGCCTTACTAACTTTCATTAGTATGACATTTCAGGGCCCCGCATTATGCAACCCTCTCCTTATGATGTGAATATAAACAATACAAAAACCCCTTTTCCCGTAGAAACCGTCCAATATTTCCGGGGAAAAGGGGCCAATGCCCTAGCTATATATTTATTTAAGGAGAATTCTCCTTACACTTCCATGATAATTGGCAAAATCATCGGTCTACGACGCGTTTGCTCATACAAGAAACGACCGAGCGAATCTTTTACGCTTGTTTTAAGCGAAGCCCACTCATTTACTTTCTCACTCATCAGGCGTTGCAATGTACTGGAAACAATTCGGTTCGCTTCGTCGAGCAGTCCTTCGGACTCACGAACATAAACGAAACCACGGGAAATGATGTCAGGTCCGGAGACAATCGCACCATTTTGTTTGCTAAGTGTAACCACGACAACCAAAATACCATCCTGAGACAGCAGTTTACGGTCACGCAATACAATATTACCTACATCACCTACACCCAGACCGTCAATCAATACGTTACCAGCCGTTACTTTACCAGCTTTACGAGCGGCACCGCCTTGAATTTCCACAATCTCACCGATTTCAGTAATGAAAATGTTCTGAGAATCTACGCCAACAGATTCTGCCAAAAGGGCATGTTTGCGCTGCATACGATATTCACCGTGAATTGGAATGAAATATTTCGGTTTCATCAGGTTGAGCATAAGTTTAAGCTCTTCCTGGCTACCGTGACCGGATACGTGAACGCCGGAATTGGAACCGCTATAAATAACGTTAGCGCCAAGACGGAACAATTCATCAATGGTACGGCCTACATATTTCTCGTTACCTGGTACCGGTGTTGCCGCAATGATAACAGTATCACCAGGCAAGATATCTACTTTACGATGACTGGAACGTGCCATACGGGTCAATGCGGACATTGGCTCGCCTTGGCTGCCTGTGCAAAGAACAACGACACGGTTCGCTGCCATTCTGTTCATTTCTTCAGGCTCAATCAGCATACCATCTGGTACGTTCAAATATCCAAGCTCAGAAGCGATGGATACAACGTTTACCATACTACGGCCAATTACTGTAATCTTACGGCCTGTGGATTCTGCTGCATTAACCACTTGTTGAATACGGTGCACGTTGGAAGCAAAAGTTGCTACAACGACACGTTGTTCAGCCTTGCGGAAAATGTCTTCCAGAACGATACCGACATTCTTCTCAGATGGGGTAAAGCCTGGTTTCTCAGCATTCGTACTATCCGACAAAAGCGCAAGTACACCCTTTTGACCAATTTCAGCCATACGATGCAGATTTGCAAATTGACCGTTGACTGGAGTGTGGTCAAATTTGAAATCTCCCGTATGAACTACGTTACCTTCCGGTGTTTCTATGCACACACCGACGGAATCCGGAATACTGTGGTTTGTTCTGAAGAACGTAACTTTGAGCGAGCTTCCAAGTTGAATTTCTGAATCTTCATTGATCAAAATTCGTTTGGTGTCACCCAGCAAGTTTGCTTCCTTCAATTTGTTCTCTACAAGGCCTAATGTAAGTCTTGTTCCATAAACCGGAACATTCAAGTTCTTCAGGACATATGGGAGACCACCGATGTGATCCTCGTGTCCGTGGGTAAGCACAATCCCTCTTACCTTGTCACGGTTCTCTGTCAAATAAGAGATATCAGGAATTACAATATCAATACCGAGCATATCTTCTTCCGGGAACTTCAGTCCCGAATCCACGACTACTATGTCAGCTCCATATTGAATGACATACATGTTTTTCCCGATTTCTCCGACTCCGCCCAATGCGAAAATCATCAATTTATCGTTGTTGTTTTTTTTGGACAAATGAATCTAACCCTCCTATGATGTTGGACGTCATACTTTTATTGGTAAATATTGAACTTCGATTATTTCAGCGGCGCTGAACACATTCTTCAAACAGCTGATAGCTTCCTTAATTAACAAGGATATTCCTGATATCTGTAAAATGCGCAATGCGAAAGCTCCCGATTCCGGGCAGTAAAGTTCATATTGAAGCGGACAAATGCCGTCAAAATTCACCGTCGCGCCCCTCGCGCGAAGACATGTCAATCATTTACACAGACTCATCTTGGGACCTATCCTGTCTCACAATGTATACCATTGACGGAAGATTACCGCATATTTAATTTTAACCGCACCCAGTCACTTAAGATCATTATACATGATTTTTTTGGCAAAAGACAAGTCACCCTGTCGCGTATCCAAATTCTTTCCTTAAATGTGACCCAATATTTCAGCAAAATATTATAAAAATAAAAACCGGCTCTCCAAAGGAGAAGCCGGTGTAAATACTAAAAATATCACTGATCCGCACTTATTGAAATAATGCCTCAATAAAAGCTGCTTCAGCTTCTGTAGGTGAAATAAGCGGCAATCTGACGCCTCCAACAGGCAGCCCCTTCAGACCTAAAGCATATTTAACCGCAGAAGGATTCGGTAGAGGTTGAGGACATTCGAACAATCCTTTGAAAATTGGGAACAATTGCCGATGAATCTCTCCTGCTCGTTGAACGTTTCCTGAAGTGTATGCGTAGATCATTTCTGACATCTGTGCACCTACGACGTGACTAGCTACACTGATAATCCCGTATCCTCCAACGGCTAGACTAGCTAATCCTGCTGAATCATCACCAGTATATACGCGAAAGTCATCGGAACACGAAGAAGCAATAAGTGTAATTTGATCGACAGATGCACATTCTTTTGTCGCAACAATATTCTGAATTTCAGCAAGTCGTAGGGTTGTGTCTACACTCATACTTACACCCGTGCGACCTGGAACGTTATACAATATGACTGGCAATGAAGTCTCCGAAGCAATTGCGGAAAAATGCTGATAAAGCCCTTCCTGATTAGGCTTATTATAATACGGGACGACCAATAGCACGCCATCCACACCAATTTTCTCAGCTTCCTTCGTGAGGTGAATCGAATGTTTCGTATTATTGCTACCTGTCCCAGCGATGATTTTGCAGCGACCATTCGCCTTCTCAAGTACAAAAGAAAACAGCTGCAATTTCTCCTCATCACTTAACGTTGGAGATTCTCCGGTCGTGCCGCAGACAACCAACGCCTCTGTTTTCTGTTCCTCAATTAAATAATCGACAAGCTCTGAAGTTACATCCCAGTTGATTTCTCCATCCCCGTCAAAGGGGGTTACCATGGCTGTTATTAATCTTCCGAAATCCACTTTGAATTCCTCCTTGTCAGCGGTGCAATTCAAACATAGCATGCAGCGAACGCAGGGACTGCACCATGTCCTCTTTCTTCACCAGCACCCAAATCGTTGTATTCGAATCTGCGGATTGGAGAATCTGAATATTTTGTGAGCTAAGTGCCTCAACAATGCGAGCCATAATACCAGGCACACCGTTAATTCCGCCCCCGATAACGGAGACTTTTGCGCAACCTGATAAGCTCTTAGGGCGCAAACCCAATTGCTGGAGTACCGAGATGGCCTTTTCTGATTTGTCATCGAACACAGTATAAAGTGCTTCCGTAGGTGTTACATTAATAAAATCAACACTTATTCCGTTGTCCGCCATACTTTTAAAAATTTGCAATTGAACGCCCGTACCATTTCCGTCTGGACACTCCACTGAAATTTGGGTAACGTTGCTAACGTAAGCAATCCCTGTCACGAAGCGATCTACAATGCCACCAGACTGGATGTCGTTAAACCCTTCTGGATTCGTAACCAGTGTACCTTCAGCCTCTGAAAAGGTTGAACGAACTCGCACTGGAATTTGTGCCTGCATAGCAATCTCAACCGCACGTGGATGGATTACTTTTGCTCCTTGATGAGCCATGTTACAAATTTCTGTATAACTAACATACGTTAGCGGTTTTGCATCTTCAACGATCCGCGGATCTGCTGTAAGAATTCCGTTCACATCTGTATAGATATCAACCATATCTGCATGAAGAGCAGCGCCCAAAGCAGTAGCAGAGGTATCACTTCCTCCACGGCCCAAAGTCGTCAAGTCACCAGCTTCAGTCTGTCCTTGGAACCCCGTTACTATAACCACTTTGTCTTCACGCAGTTCGCGGAGAATTCGTTCAGGACGCACATCTAGGATTCTTGCATTGCCATAGTTACTATCTGTCATAAACCCAGCCTGAGCTCCCGTTAATACGGTAGAAGCAATCCCTTCATTCTCCAGCAGTCCACAAAGTGTAGTCGCAGAGATAATCTCACCACAGCACATCAAGAGATCCTTCTCACGCTCAGGTAATGCATCTCCATTCTGCACAGCCCAATCCAATAGAGTGTCTGTTGCATAAGGTTCTCCCCGTCGGCCCATAGCCGAAACTACGATGACCAAACTATAGCCGCTTGCGAGCTCCCGTTTGACGTTACGAATTACGTGCTCTCTAGCTTGTGGTGTTGAAAGTGATGTTCCTCCGAATTTTTGTACCAGAATACCCATGTATAATTCCTCCATTATTGTTAAAGCAAACACACTAATCATTCGTAAACAGAACTAATATCGTTTCTAAACGAGAAATTCCATTACAGTACGTAAGCTTATTTCTTAAGTAAAGTTCTAATATTTTGAAAAATGGTTGTACCGCCCTCGAAATGAGGACGGTAGCAGTAGTGCTTATATTGTTTTGGTAGCAATGATCTCAGCAATGGGTATGGCAGATCTTGGCTTTGAGCGTTAACGGCCGTGTCTCTTGATTAAGAGGTAACTCTGACCACGGCGGCATGTAACTTCTCATTGCTCATTTGGTACATCTCCCCTTTTATTGACCGCAACTAATTCTACCGATTCCGCCCTAATCTAGACAGAGTGAAACTTTTCAACAATCATCGGCTGTAGTTGTTTCCCTTGCAAAGCGGCATAGCAAGCTTCTGGGATAAGATCCATACGCGCTACTAACGAGTTAGGTTTGCCCTCAGGGTTATCCTGTCCGAATGGCACAAAATAAATATGTTTGGCCACTAGAAGCTTAGCAATATTTGCTGCATTAAGACCTAAGCCATCATTGGTAGATATCGCCAGAACAAGTGGACGTCCATTGCGCATCTGCGATTTTGCAGCCATGAGCACTGGACTATCGGTCATAGCATTTGCTAATTTACTCGTTGTATTTCCAGTGCAAGGTGCTATTGTAAGCACATCCAGCAGCTTGGAAGGACCCAGCGGTTCCGCTTCAACAATTGTAGAAATGATATCATTACCTGTTATATCTTTCAACTGTTTTAGCCAATTTTGCGATGTTCCAAAGCGGGTGTCGGTCCCTAGTACGGATGCTGAAACTATGGGCACTACATTTGCTCCCCCGTCCACGAAGCGTTGAATTTGCGGCATTACCTCAGCAAACGTGCAGTGAGATCCGGTAATCGCATACCCTACTGTTTTTCCGTGCCAATCCATTTTATTCGTCCCCCTTGATTAAAGCCTCGTCCGATATCGACTGAACCAGCGCATTTGCCATAATAATCCCAGCGCTTTTAGGAGCTACAATGCCAGGGAGTCCAGGTGCCAGCATCGCTTTAATTCCTCTTTTCTCAGCATAACGAAAGTCACATCCACCTGGAGCGGAAGCCAGGTCGACAATTAAGCAATGCGGTGAGATTCGTGAGAGTACTTGTGCGGTGATGATCATACTTGGAATTGTATTAAATATCAGATCAACATCCGGCACATGAAGCAACAGTTCACTGGTCATAAAAGGCTTCCAGCCCATTTCCTCTGCTCGTGCATAATGTTCCTGTTTTCTAACTCCGGCTTTAACACTAGCACCCAGTCCTTGCAGACTTCTTGCCATCGTAAAACCTGTTCTGCCTAAGCCCAGTACCATCGATTTGGAACTGTGAATAGTAAAATCCGTGTTCTGTATGGCCATAACCAGTGCTCCTTCCGCTGTTGGGATGGAGTTATAAATGGCTACATCATCACGATTAAGCAATTCAATTAACTTTAATGAATGCTTAGCGCACATGCTGCGCAAGTAGCTTTTGGCCATACCGCTATACACCAAACAATGGGGTGGCAGAGCAGTAAAATGTTCCTCCAAGAGCATCAAGCGATCAGAAGAAAATAGAGCACTGATATTCCCTTCGTCATCACAACCAACTGTAGGCAACACTAATACATCTGCATTACTAAGCAGCTCTACCGACATCTGTTCCAGGCTAACCCCCGGGCAAGGGGCTTCCCACTTATCGAACCCGGCAGCGCTTACCGTCGCATCCAATTCCACACATTTCCGAATCACTTCAAGCTGTCTCGCGTCCCCGCCCAGGAACACGATCCTGACGCCAGTAAGCATAGGGATGACGCTCCTTTCAACATACACTATCGACTATAGAGCATCTTATGCTGGGCATTCTTAATGGGTGAAAAGCGGAGAAGAATTACTATGCAGGCTTAAATGTGAAACTTATAATTTGTCATATTTGAACAAAAAAAAGCTCGCAAATCACGCTGATTAGGCATAGATTCGCAAGCTTTTTAATGTTTTGTATTATTTTCCAGTGTGACCGAAGCCTCCAGCGCCGCGTTCAGTTTCGGATAGAGTATCAACTTCAACCAAATTTACCACTGGTACCGCTTGAAATACCATTTGGGCAATACGCTCATTACGAGCAATCGCAAACGGCTCCTGGCCTAGATTGATCAACAACACTTTGATCTCTCCACGATAATCAGCATCAATCGTTCCTGGTGTGTTCAAACATGTAATCCCATGCTTCAAGGCTAGTCCACTTCTTGGACGAATCTGAGCTTCTAATCCATCTGGCATAGCTAATGATATGCCAGTTGGAATTAATGCACGTTCTCCAGGTGCAAGAACAACTTCGTTTTCAACAGCGGCATAAAGGTCATACCCGGAAGCCTGTTCTGACATTTTACAAGGAAGATTAACATCCTCGTTTCCAGCTAGTTTATTGATTTGTACGTAATAAGACAAGATCATCTCTCCTAACATTTGCAATAGCTTTATCTGTTGAGCCTACCATCGCTAAAGAAAGCGGCTCAGCAAACATATTATCAAGCACACTGTTGATATTGTCCATCGTAACTAACTGAATCTTAGCGATCATATCGTCTAATGTGTTGTGTTTTCCGAGCATAAGTTCATTTTTTCCGATACGATTCATCCGGCTACTAGTACTTTCAAGGCTAAGAATGAGGCTACCTTTAAGCTGCTCCTTGCCTTTTCTCAATTCATCTTCACTGAGACCCTTAGTAGCGAGTTCGTACATCATTTCTTTAATAAGCTCCATTACATCCTTGGTTTGCTTTGGTGCAGTTCCAGCATAGACCGTGAACAATCCAGAATCCGCTTGAGAACTATGGTATGAATATACGGAATAGGCTAGGCCTCGTTTTTCACGAATCTCTTGGAACATCCGTGAGCTCATCCCACCACCAATGGCATTATTAATAAGCACCATAGCATATTGTAATGGATCGCCAGAGCGGACCCCTGGTAAGGAAAGACAAATATGATTCTGTTCTGTTTTCTTGCGGTGGAACAACATTTCCCCATAATAATCCGGTTTAGTCAGCGGCGCAGATGTGCCATGATTAGCAAAAGAACCAAAATGCTTCTCCAGCAGCTCAATCAGTCCATCGCTGATGTTGCCCGCTACACTTATTACCGTATTCTCAATCGTATACTGCTCTTTCATGTATGCACGAAGATCATCTGGCTTCATCTCCATTAGCCGTTCTTTTAAGCCAAGGATAGAATACGCAAGCGGATGATCCTTGTAAGCAGCAGCACACATCAAATCATGTACAAGATCGTCTGGTGTGTCCTCGCACATTGAAATTTCTTCAAGGATGACATTCTTTTCTTTCTCCAGCTCTTCAGCATCCATACGTGAACGGAAGAACATATCTGCTAACACATCTACTGCGATGGGCAGATGCTCATCCAGTACTTTTGCATAATAGCAAGTGTATTCCTTAGAGGTAAATGCATTTACATTGCCGCCAATAGCATCGAACTGCTCGGCGATGTCCTTAGCACTATATCGGTCTGTACCTTTAAAAAGCATATGTTCTACAAAATGGGATATCCCGTTGTTTCCAGGGTTTTCATTCCGCGAACCTGTCTTTACCCAGATGCCGAATGAAACGGATCGGCCTGTCGGAATTTTTTCCATTACTACTCGCAATCCATTGGATAATACTATTTTTTCCACTTCAAGTCCTCCTGGCAATAGCCATGTTCTATCTAAATTACTTCACGTGCCTATAATCCTACCAGAAATAGATCACTCACTCAACATCAGAGGGGATTAGACGCTCCGCTGAGAGTGTTTGGCTAACTGTACCTAGCTGTAACCCTTTTGCCTTTATCCCGCGTATCATGACCTTCAGCGCCTTGGAGGATGAGGCAGTCGGATGCATTAGAACAAGTGTGCCGGGTTCAGCTTTACTTGTGATTTTGGCAACAATGGATTCAGGAGCAGGATTGCGCCAATCCACTGTATCCACAGTCCAGAGCACGGTCTTTAAGCCCAAACTGCTAGCAATGTCTACTGTCTCTTGATCGAAATCACCTGATGGAGGCGCGAACCATTTATTAGTGACTCCAAGCGATTCCTTTAACAGCTTTTGAGTCTTCTCAATTTCTACGGTAGCCCGCGCTCGACTTAAGGTACTCATATTGGGGTGGGTATACGCGTGATTCTCCATCTCATGACCACGCTTTAGCATTTCTGCAGCAAGCTCCGGATTTTTACTCAACCAGCTTCCATCCAGAAAAAACGTAACTTTTACGTTCTCTTCATCCAGAATATCCAGCATTGGCACAATGTACTGATTTCCCCATGCCACATTAATCATCAGTGAAACCATCGGTTTCGCCGGGTTTCCGCGATATATAGGTTCTGCTCCCAGTTCATTAAGCGATACTTTTGGTTCGATCTGTCGATATACAAACTTAATGGGTTCTTTTGGCGCCAAAAGAGCATTCCGATAGGTACTCTCTACATCAACCTCAAGTCCGTTATAGCCCGGAATAGCTTTCCAGACCCGATCAACCACGGCATCCACTGGTGGCGCATTTAGCTTAGCCGCTGCGGTTTCAATCCTCAGACGAAGATCATTGTTCGCCGCCTTAGGGATATCCTTCCACACTGCAAGATCATCCTGCGGTTTCAATTGTGCAAGCATGTCCTTGACCGGCCCCTGTGTGCTGCCAATTCCTATCACGATTGCTACACAAGCAACCACTAATGCCACCTTTTCCGTCTTCATGACGACTTCCTCCCCGATAGAAACGAATTTCAGGTTCGTTCCACACGATTACAAAGACACTTTGTCCCAATCTATGAGACAAGGGAGGAATTTATGTCATGAACAGATACAAGACTAATAGATAGAATTACTGGTTCCCGCTTTCCAATTTCAGTCATATAAAAAAAGAGCCAGAGCGCAAATCGCTTCTGTCTCTTTTAATAATGAAATTAGATCCCTTTAGTAAAGGCTATTACTGAGATCAAACTTATGCTTTAGCGCTAGTTTCTGAAGTCAATACCGCTTTACGAGACAAGTTAACCCGGCCTTGTTGATCGATTTCAGTAACTTTAACTGTAATGGTGTCGCCAACAGCAACAACATCTTCTACCTTCGCTACACGCTCAGTAGACAATTGGGAAATATGCACCAATCCGTCTTTACCCGGAATGAGTTCAACAAATGCGCCGAATTTCTCAATACGTCTAACTGTACCCACATAAATTTCACCGACTTGTACTTCACGTACAATACCTTCGATGATCGAACGGGCTTTTTGAATCATTTCTTCATCAGAAGATCCGATAAAGACACGTCCATCTTGTTCGATGTCGATTTTCACGCCGGTTTCTTCGATAATTTTGTTGATGATTTTACCACCCGCACCAATAACATCACGGATTTTATCCGGATTAATGTTGATGATAATGATTTTTGGAGCATATTTGGACAGGTTAGCTCTAGGCTCAGAGATGGCTTCCATCATTTTACCTAAGATGTGCATCCGGCCTTCCTTAGCCTGTTGCAGTGCTTCATGAAGAATTTGACGGTCAATACCATCGATCTTAATGTCCATTTGGATCGCAGTTACACCTGCTGCAGTACCCGCTACCTTAAAGTCCATATCTCCAAGATGATCTTCCATACCTTGAATATCTGTCAAAATAGACACATGATCTCCATCCTTGATTAGACCCATAGCTACACCAGCAACTGGAGCTTTGATCGGTACGCCTGCATCCATCATAGCCAGCGTACTTGCACAAATACTAGCTTGTGAAGTAGAACCATTAGACTCGATAACCTCAGATACAAGACGAATCGTGTACGGGAATTCAGTTTCACTTGGGATCACTTTAGACAATGCGCGTTCACCTAATGCTCCATGACCAATCTCACGACGACCT
This Paenibacillus sp. FSL R5-0345 DNA region includes the following protein-coding sequences:
- a CDS encoding polysaccharide deacetylase family protein, which codes for MKTEKVALVVACVAIVIGIGSTQGPVKDMLAQLKPQDDLAVWKDIPKAANNDLRLRIETAAAKLNAPPVDAVVDRVWKAIPGYNGLEVDVESTYRNALLAPKEPIKFVYRQIEPKVSLNELGAEPIYRGNPAKPMVSLMINVAWGNQYIVPMLDILDEENVKVTFFLDGSWLSKNPELAAEMLKRGHEMENHAYTHPNMSTLSRARATVEIEKTQKLLKESLGVTNKWFAPPSGDFDQETVDIASSLGLKTVLWTVDTVDWRNPAPESIVAKITSKAEPGTLVLMHPTASSSKALKVMIRGIKAKGLQLGTVSQTLSAERLIPSDVE
- the dpsA gene encoding dipicolinate synthase subunit DpsA, coding for MLTGVRIVFLGGDARQLEVIRKCVELDATVSAAGFDKWEAPCPGVSLEQMSVELLSNADVLVLPTVGCDDEGNISALFSSDRLMLLEEHFTALPPHCLVYSGMAKSYLRSMCAKHSLKLIELLNRDDVAIYNSIPTAEGALVMAIQNTDFTIHSSKSMVLGLGRTGFTMARSLQGLGASVKAGVRKQEHYARAEEMGWKPFMTSELLLHVPDVDLIFNTIPSMIITAQVLSRISPHCLIVDLASAPGGCDFRYAEKRGIKAMLAPGLPGIVAPKSAGIIMANALVQSISDEALIKGDE
- the dut gene encoding dUTP diphosphatase, encoding MSYYVQINKLAGNEDVNLPCKMSEQASGYDLYAAVENEVVLAPGERALIPTGISLAMPDGLEAQIRPRSGLALKHGITCLNTPGTIDADYRGEIKVLLINLGQEPFAIARNERIAQMVFQAVPVVNLVEVDTLSETERGAGGFGHTGK
- a CDS encoding M16 family metallopeptidase, translating into MEKIVLSNGLRVVMEKIPTGRSVSFGIWVKTGSRNENPGNNGISHFVEHMLFKGTDRYSAKDIAEQFDAIGGNVNAFTSKEYTCYYAKVLDEHLPIAVDVLADMFFRSRMDAEELEKEKNVILEEISMCEDTPDDLVHDLMCAAAYKDHPLAYSILGLKERLMEMKPDDLRAYMKEQYTIENTVISVAGNISDGLIELLEKHFGSFANHGTSAPLTKPDYYGEMLFHRKKTEQNHICLSLPGVRSGDPLQYAMVLINNAIGGGMSSRMFQEIREKRGLAYSVYSYHSSQADSGLFTVYAGTAPKQTKDVMELIKEMMYELATKGLSEDELRKGKEQLKGSLILSLESTSSRMNRIGKNELMLGKHNTLDDMIAKIQLVTMDNINSVLDNMFAEPLSLAMVGSTDKAIANVRRDDLVLLRTNQ